The following proteins come from a genomic window of Montipora capricornis isolate CH-2021 chromosome 9, ASM3666992v2, whole genome shotgun sequence:
- the LOC138014935 gene encoding leucine--tRNA ligase, cytoplasmic-like, which yields MSKSTGNFLTLGQAVDKFSADGMRLALADAGDTVEDANFVEKVADAGILRLFTFLEWTKEMLSCKDSLRIGKPSCFDDRVFESCINKAIKETDANYKGMMFREALKTGFYELQAARDRYRENCMTGMQRDLVFKFIEVQTLLLSPICPHLAEHLWELLGKSGSIMNASWPVAGNVEQPLLKSADYLTGCEHEFRVRIKAMMNPKGKKKDAAPPVKPTLGIIYVASAYPPWQHATLNTLKEMYNELGGNFPDNRDIMNRMKAVPEVKSAMKKLMPFVQHVKECVERDGPSALETTLQFDERQVLEENKPFLRKALELVKIEIKPSSEADNRIQEDCAPGKPFSVFTTAENSTSNTNGVNNKTEASPLPAENQITPSPVCRFVNVKLCGVKPTQSAKGDEATVLLENPQGEHLMNLALLTREIEAVFGLRGRKIALSASPGCDVELTEQDVMQYSGRCLYAFIPKK from the exons atgtcAAAATCGACAGGGAACTTTCTCACCTTGGGACAAGCTGTGGACAAATTTTCAGCTGACG GTATGCGTCTGGCCCTTGCTGACGCTGGTGACACGGTGGAAGATGcgaattttgttgaaaaagtggccGACGCTGGGATTTTACGTCTGTTCACATTTCTTGAGTGGACAAAG GAAATGCTGTCTTGCAAGGATTCACTTCGCATAGGGAAACCAAGCTGTTTTGATGATCGCGTCTTTGAAAG TTGCATAAACAAAGCCATCAAAGAAACAGATGCTAACTACAAGGGCATGATGTTCCGAGAGGCTCTTAAAACAGGTTTTTACGAACTGCAAGCAGCGAGAGATCGATACCGAGAGAATTGTATGACAGGAATGCAGAGAGACcttgttttcaagtttattgag gtaCAAACGCTGCTTCTTTCACCAATCTGTCCTCATCTCGCTGAGCACCTTTGGGAACTGTTGGGAAAG AGCGGAAGCATTATGAATGCCTCGTGGCCGGTTGCAGGAAACGTCGAACAGCCGCTGTTAAAGTCAGCGGATTACCTAACAGGATGTGAGCACGAATTCCGTGTGCGAATCAAGGCCATGATGAATCCCAAGGGAAAAAAG AAAGATGCAGCACCTCCAGTAAAACCAACCCTTGGAATCATTTATGTGGCCAGTGCTTATCCTCCATGGCAACACGCCACTCTGAACACCCTCAAGGAGATGTACAATGAACTGGGAGGAAATTTTCCCGATAACAGGGATATCATGAACCGGATGAAAGCTGTACCAGAAGTGAAAAGCGCCATGAAAAAGCTGATGCCATTTGTTCAACATGTCAAG GAATGTGTGGAACGCGACGGCCCGTCGGCCTTGGAGACAACTCTACAGTTTGATGAAAGACAAGTACTTGAGGAAAACAAACCATTCCTTCGCAAAGCTCTGGAG CTCGTGAAAATTGAAATCAAGCCATCGAGTGAAGCAGACAATCGAATACAAGAAGACTGTGCTCCAGGAAAACCATTCTCTGTCTTTACAACGGCTGAAAATTCG ACAAGCAATACGAATGGTGTAAACAATAAAACAGAAGCCTCTCCCCTCCCGGCTGAAAATCAAATCACCCCCTCCCCTGTGTGTCGATTTGTAAATGTCAAGCTCTGTGGAGTTAAACCTACTCAAAGCGCCAAGGGAGATGAAGCCACAGTGCTGCTAGAAAATCCACAGGGAGAGCACCTGATGAACTTAGCCCTGCTTACTCGGGAG ATTGAGGCTGTGTTTGGATTGAGAGGAAGAAAAATTGCACTTTCAGCATCGCCTGGTTGCGACGTAG aaTTGACAGAACAAGACGTCATGCAATACAGCGGGCGGTGTCTGTACGCTTTTATTCCAAAGAAATGA
- the LOC138017514 gene encoding uncharacterized protein: MAWYSVNTSMMIYYLRAHCPGVKQAWLADDSAGGGVITSLYDWYKLLSQEGEKFGYLVNGSKSWLIVKSEEAAAEAARVFGDEVNITIEGQRHLGAVIGSQEYKDMYCKEKVRAWKGELETLSEIAKNQPHAAYIAFTKGFKSKFTYFLRTIESFEDYIDPVQEVIDDLLLPTFFGQTEPLPDEVRQLATLTTAQGGLGVPDLRSEAPQQFTASASITAAHVDSITTQSTIMITGENSVEELKRHHQALKAEREKAKMESIDSTLSPDLLRLANQARDKGASSWLNAIPLKDQGLALNKQEFRDSLRLRYNLPLTDLPAQCVCGDRFNVGHALSCKKGGFVAQRHDGVRNLLTSFITKVCKNVEAEPRLLPLDNERMHLRSAVTSSEARLDIKAGDFWSRGVTAFFDVRVTHVNSKCNQSKPTTEVFKDQEEEKKRKYQQRVLEVEMGSFTPLVFGTNGGRGNECQRFLKHLADKLVQKDGEPYNNVINWLRTVISFELLRSVHACIRGSRVPFRNIGDSLDDCRINVATAGI, from the coding sequence ATGGCTTGGTACTCGGTTAATACATCAATGATGATTTATTATTTGAGAGCACACTGCCCGGGGGTTAAACAAGCATGGCTCGCGGATGATTCGGCAGGCGGTGGAGTAATCACATCGCTTTACGATTGGTACAAGCTGTTGAGTCAGGAAGGAGAGAAGTTCGGTTACCTTGTGAATGGGTCAAAGAGTTGGCTTATAGTAAAGTCAGAGGAAGCTGCCGCAGAAGCAGCGAGAGTATTCGGTGATGAAGTTAATATCACTATTGAGGGTCAACGTCATCTAGGAGCGGTCATTGGATCACAAGAATACAAGGATATGTATTGTAAGGAGAAAGTGCGTGCATGGAAAGGGGAACTTGAAACACTATCAGAAATTGCTAAGAATCAGCCCCACGCAGCGTATATCGCTTTTACGAAGGGGTTCAAGTCCAAGTTTACTTATTTTCTTCGCACAATTGAGTCATTTGAGGACTATATCGACCCAGTCCAGGAGGTAATCGACGATCTACTACTTCCAACATTCTTTGGCCAGACAGAGCCCCTTCCCGACGAAGTGCGCCAACTCGCTACCTTGACAACGGCCCAAGGGGGACTAGGCGTGCCGGATCTGAGATCGGAAGCACCACAACAGTTTACCGCATCAGCATCAATCACAGCCGCACATGTAGACTCCATAACAACTCAGAGTACCATCATGATAACAGGCGAAAATTCCGTAGAGGAGCTGAAACGTCACCACCAGGCGCTAAAGGCCGAAAGGGAAAAGgcaaaaatggagtcgattgACTCCACCCTCTCCCCTGATCTTCTTCGATTGGCCAATCAAGCAAGAGACAAAGGGGCCAGCTCTTGGCTTAACGCGATCCCCCTCAAAGATCAAGGTCTAGCTCTTAACAAGCAAGAATTCAGAGACTCTCTGCGGCTACGTTACAACTTGCCTCTCACCGACCTACCAGCCCAGTGCGTTTGTGGGGATAGATTCAATGTTGGCCACGCCCTCTCTTGTAAAAAAGGAGGGTTTGTGGCACAAAGGCATGATGGTGTACGAAACCTACTGACATCATTCATCACCAAAGTTTGTAAGAATGTGGAGGCGGAGCCACGCCTCTTACCTCTTGACAACGAACGGATGCATCTTAGAAGCGCAGTTACCAGCTCAGAGGCACGTTTAGACATCAAGGCGGGAGATTTCTGGTCTAGAGGAGTTACAGCATTTTTCGACGTCAGGGTCACGCATGTTAACTCCAAATGTAACCAGAGCAAGCCGACAACCGAAGTCTTTAAAGACCAAGAAGAGGAGAAAAAGCGGAAATATCAGCAACGAGTGCTTGAGGTCGAGATGGGATCCTTTACACCCTTGGTTTTCGGAACGAACGGTGGGAGGGGAAATGAGTGCCAACGATTTCTTAAACACTTAGCAGACAAGTTAGTACAGAAGGACGGTGAGCCCTATAACAACGTCATTAATTGGCTCAGAACTGTCATctcatttgaactcttaagatcagTACATGCGTGCATAAGAGGGTCCCGAGTACCTTTCCGGAATATAGGAGACTCTCTTGATGATTGCCGGATTAATGTCGCCACCGCcggcatttaa